A window from Lampris incognitus isolate fLamInc1 chromosome 5, fLamInc1.hap2, whole genome shotgun sequence encodes these proteins:
- the LOC130112774 gene encoding OCIA domain-containing protein 1-like has protein sequence MSPISTDYTEEQQRGAQVPLDVGYIPTDEERRVFRECNQESFWYRSVPFSVVSMAITQALVAKGTLAASARFGSLPKVAFAGFCGYLAGKMSYMKTCQEKFKRLENSPLGEALRKRTGLVQQSQGPRSELSDPDTQSFDPMFIPAGSSDQMNMQSRGYGFNAEPPQQIGGDDFNPPVQAYVEEEEPRKKPILYEDLRIKNRENYEVTLTQKAETLLKTPERETTRTPPNKDFKKNVYGDTWEE, from the exons gtgCCATTGGATGTGGGATATATTCCAacagatgaggagaggagagTCTTTAGAGAGTGCAACCAGGAGAGTTTTTGGTACAGAT CTGTGCCCTTCTCGGTGGTCAGTATGGCTATCACTCAAGCCCTCGTTGCTAAAG GAACTCTTGCTGCTTCTGCAAGGTTTGGATCCCTACCCAAAGTGGCCT TTGCTGGCTTCTGTGGTTACCTGGCTGGAAAGATGTCGTACATGAAGACGTGCCAGGAGAAGTTCAAGAGACTGGAGAACTCACCATTAGGAGAGGCCCTTAGAAAGAGGACAGGACTTGTTCAACA ATCTCAAGGTCCCCGGTCAGAGCTTAGTGACCCAGACACCCAGTCATTTGATCCCATGTTCATACCAGCAGGTTCCTCAGACCAGATGAACATGCAGAGTAGAGGctatgggttcaatgcagagccACCCCAGCAGATAGGTGGAGATGACTTCAACCCACCAG TCCAAGCATACGTGGAAGAGGAGGAGCCCAGGAAGAAGCCCATTCTCTATGAGGACCTGAGGATCAAGAACCGAGAAAACTATGAAGTCACACTAACCCAGAAGGCAGAGACCCTGCTCAAAACACCTGAGAGGGAGACGACCAGGACTCCACCAAATAAAGACT tTAAGAAGAACGTCTATGGAGACACCTGGGAAGAATGA